A genomic stretch from Theobroma cacao cultivar B97-61/B2 chromosome 4, Criollo_cocoa_genome_V2, whole genome shotgun sequence includes:
- the LOC18603730 gene encoding polygalacturonase At1g48100 — protein MDLARGFLFIWVLAILCLHHDSSNVDARYHYHKKQKEKGSNKGSPVSPSPVYAPDPQGPVPSSPVDVPAPQDPVPSTPAETPSNTPSIPSDPYPNDPGSTSSDCIFDVTSFGAVGDGSSDDTAAFREAWKAACAVESATILAPSDKVFIITSTIFSGPCKPGLVLQIDGVLMPPDGPDCWPKADSRKQWLVFYRLDDMKLTGNGIIEGNGQKWWELPCKPHRGPNGSTLSGPCDSPAMIRFFMSSNLVVSGIRIQNSPQFHMKFDGCEGVLIEKLSISTPKLSPNTDGIHIENTKSVGIYNSMISNGDDCISIGPGCSNVDIEGVTCGPSHGISIGSLGVHNSQACVSNVTVRNAIIRESDNGVRIKTWQGGTGSVSGISFENIQMENVRNCIIVDQYYCLTKACLNQTSAVFVTDVQYRNIKGTYDVRNPPIHFACSDTVPCTNITMSEVELLPQEGELLDDPFCWNAYGVEETLTIPPIGCLQEGMPQTIAETSQYGC, from the exons ATGGACCTTGCTCGTGgatttttattcatttgggTTTTGGCAATTCTCTGCCTTCATCATGATTCAAGCAATGTGGACGCAAGATACCATTACCACAAGAAGCAGAAAGAGAAAGGCTCCAATAAAGGGTCTCCTGTTTCTCCATCCCCTGTTTATGCTCCTGATCCCCAGGGGCCTGTTCCTTCTTCCCCGGTTGATGTTCCTGCTCCTCAAGACCCTGTCCCTTCAACTCCTGCTGAAACTCCTTCTAACACTCCATCTATTCCTTCAGACCCCTATCCAAATGATCCTGGGAGTACAAGTTCAGACTGCATTTTCGACGTGACTTCCTTTGGTGCAGTTGGCGATGGTTCTTCAGATGACACCGCAGCATTCAGGGAAGCATGGAAAGCTGCCTGTGCGGTAGAGTCAGCCACTATTCTGGCTCCCTCAGATAAAGTGTTCATTATCACTTCGACTATTTTCTCAGGGCCATGCAAACCCGGACTTGTACTCCAA ATTGATGGAGTCCTGATGCCACCGGATGGCCCTGATTGCTGGCCAAAAGCAGATAGCCGCAAGCAATGGCTTGTGTTTTATCGACTTGATGACATGAAACTCACGGGGAATGGAATCATTGAAGGAAATGGACAGAAGTGGTGGGAACTCCCTTGCAAACCTCACAGG GGTCCAAATGGTTCAACTCTATCAGGACCATGTGACAGCCCTGCT ATGATCCGGTTCTTCATGAGTTCCAACTTAGTAGTCAGTGGCATAAGGATCCAAAACAGTCCTCAGTTTCACATGAAATTCGATGGGTGTGAAGGGGTTTTGATAGAAAAGCTGTCCATATCTACCCCCAAACTTAGCCCCAACACTGATGGGATCCACATTGAGAACACAAAATCTGTTGGAATATACAACTCAATGATAAGCAATG GGGATGATTGCATTTCGATTGGTCCTGGGTGCTCAAATGTGGACATTGAAGGAGTCACCTGCGGGCCTAGTCACGGGATCAG CATTGGGAGCCTTGGGGTGCATAATTCCCAGGCCTGTGTTTCCAACGTAACCGTCCGCAACGCCATCATAAGGGAATCAGACAATGGAGTGAGGATCAAGACTTGGCAAGGGGGCACGGGTTCTGTATCAGGCATATCGTTTGAGAACATACAGATGGAGAATGTTAGGAACTGCATAATCGTAGACCAATACTACTGCTTGACAAAGGCTTGTCTGAACCAAACCTCAGCTGTTTTTGTCACAGATGTGCAATACAGGAACATCAAAGGCACCTACGATGTAAGAAACCCTCCAATCCACTTCGCATGCAGCGACACGGTGCCCTGCACAAACATAACGATGTCAGAAGTTGAGCTTCTGCCGCAAGAAGGAGAGTTGTTGGACGATCCATTTTGTTGGAATGCTTATGGAGTTGAAGAGACCTTAACTATACCTCCCATTGGCTGCTTACAGGAAGGGATGCCCCAGACCATCGCAGAGACCTCTCAGTATGGTTGCTGA